Within the Podarcis muralis chromosome W, rPodMur119.hap1.1, whole genome shotgun sequence genome, the region TAGTGCAGGACCTCTGAAAGGGCCtctggttctccatccctgttatcTACACTGCAGTAACAGCTTGTACATGAGGCTGATTGTGGATGTAACTGTGATATCAAAGGGAACAAGACAGATGCTTCTAATTGACTTTACCCATTTTCAGTGGTTGATGTTCTTATGACTGCGACGGTCAGTCCTTCTGCATTTAAGTCAGATCATGCTGATGCTCCAGTGTCACCGTCTGTTTCAGAAGCTGCCACTTGGGGTCCTCAGGGAAGTGCTTCTTAATAAACAGAGCGGGGTGAGTAAGGAAGTAAAACTCATCGTACCTGCAAAAGGAGAAAGCGCAATAGTCTAGTATTTCATAATAATGCCTAAATCAGCACCAGGGCCAGGCAGGCAAACAGAGTGGTGATccagagcagctggagggcatcTGGTTGAGGAAGCTGCTGTGTTGCAACAATCCCGCCTCCAGAATCCCCAGATTTTACACATGTAGCCCAGAATAAGCACAACACTCCAGAACTGTTCAAAGAGGATAAATAGATGGTATCTATCCCTGCCATCAGGACACTCCATGCCcatggcttaataataataataataataataataataataataataataacaataataataatgaaatattacttatacccccgcccatctggccgggcctccacagccactctgcACGGAATAACACTtcaaacagtaaaaacttccctaaacagggctgccttcagatgtcttctaaaagtcagatagttattgtatttccttgacatctgatgggagggcgttccacagggcgggcgccactactgagaaggcctggttccctgtaacctcatttctcacagtgagggaactgccagaaggccctcagagctggacctcaggctgaaggatgggggtggagacactccttcaggtatactgggccgaggccatttagggctttagaggtcagcgccaacactttgaattgtgcttggaaatgtactgggagccaatgtaggtctttcagggccggtgttatatggtctcggcggccgctcccagtcaccaacctAGCTGCAGCATTCTTATTGCACTTGCTTACATTAATCAGCCCTGCGGCCATCAAATTGCAAACTCTGACAAGTGgtccaagcaaaacaaaaccacctgAAAGCAAATGAAGTtaactgtgagagccagtgtggtgtagtggttaagagcggtggactcgtaatctggggaaccgggttcgcttccctgctcctccacctgcagctgctgggtgaccttgggctagtcacacttctctgaagtctctcagccccactcccactcacctcacagagtgtttgttgtgggggaggaagggaaaggagaatattagccgctttgagactccttagggtagtgagaaagcgggatatcaaatccaaactcttcttcttctgctatcCCCTCAGTGTGTCCCACGCTCTGCCTGGTCTGCCTAACAACGTACCTGAAAGTGAACTTGCTAAAAGCAGTATTCACAGAGCCACTTCCCCAGGTGCAGTCTAAGAGATGCCACCTTCCATCAATGCGGACAGCATTCCAGGCATGGTCGCTCTTCCCCTTTACGCTGCAGCTGCCTATCAAATACTGGCACTGTATCCCTGCAATACTGAGAGGGGAAGGAAGGTATTCAGGAACAGTGTTGCTACCAAGTGAACTTGCTAAAAGCAGTATTCACAGAGCCACTTCCCCAGGTGCAGTCTAAGAGATGCCACCTTCCATCAATGCGGACAGCATTCCAGGCATGGTCGCTCTTCCCCTTTACGCTGCAGCTGCCTATCAAATACTGGCACTGTATCCCTGCAATACTGAGAGGGGAAGGAAGGTATTCAGGAACAGTGTTGCTACCAAGAGGACAAGTGGTTGCTTTCACCGCTTTGATAGGCTGGAGTGGCCGTCCTTCATTTTGCTGGATCAGAGAAAACAGCAATCAGGTTCTCCACAGATTCTCATTTGCTCCAATTTGGCAGGAAAACACAAGTTTTCCTgggatgaaacaacaacaacaacatttggacACGGACCTGGAAAGCCAGGACCTGTGCCTAtaaagcacagagcaaaggtaaGTATGGATGAGGAACTAAGTCACACAGGGAAGAGACCCATTAAATTCAAGTAATTTTTAAGTCTATGGATTCCAGTGGATCTACTCAATTCAATGCAGCCCTATATAtgcaagtttgcttcaggatcattCACAGTGTGGGCATTCCTCCACTTACATGGTGGGTCATGTTCCGGAACCCCATGCACATAAGCAAAAATTGTGTaagtagggtaaaggtaaaggacccctgaaagttaagtccagtcacagacaactctggggttgcggcactcatctcactttacaggccgagggagccggcgtttgtccgcagacagtttttccgggtcatgtggccagcctgacaaagccgcctctggcgcaacagaacaccgaaaccagagcagcgcacggaaacgccgtttaccttcccgcccgagcagtacctatttatctatttgcactttttggcatgttttcgaactgctaggttggcaggagctgggaccgagcaacgggagctcaccccgtcgtggggatttgaaccgccgaccttctgatcggcaagcccaagaggctcagtggcttagaccacagcgccacccgtgtccctgtgtaAGTAGGAGCACACACTAAAAAAAGCTCATTTTTccctgctctccagctctctctccccacaacacTCCTTTCaactagagttgaagctctggaGCTGGCTGGAGGAcctgtggaaaagcagcagcagctgccatgcTGTGACGTGTGTCAGCTActaggtggggaggctgagcagcctaaacaaagccccactgtgcctccgttctctttggggcttcctccgctCCCACTGAagtcctctttgggttctggggagggtctcctcatgagccatgaggactctccagctctctcccgccATTTTCTGCTTAAAATCTATTGATTTACTTATTTCTGAGGGCTGTCATGTGCGAGTTGATCACGCCTAAGCATGGAGATGGCTGCCTAgggcaaggggtggggaacctgtggctctccagatctcCTATCGCTACAGCCAAGTAACAACCacttgccatgatggctggagccaacAGAAGTTACCTGCACATTTCTTGAAAGAGTCGAGCGTATCCACCGCAAATAGCCTTTCCTGACTGAAGGACATCAGCTGGTTTAAATGACACCTTGTCCAGGTTATAGCAGCCTTCCACATCATATTCTGTAGAAATAAAGACAATGAGCacccattctgatttgcttgtggggtggcaACACTTTGCAACACTTTCCATCGTGTTTCTCGATATCTTTCCTGGTTTCCAAAAtctgattggggggtggggtggcttgTCTTGCAAGAGCTCCAAATGAACTTTTGATTGCACAACATGAATTTGCCCATATGTGATTGAATCGCACCTCAAAAGAGAAAGTCTGGAAGCACTCGTAAATCTGCTTTGTGTAGACCCAGGGTCTTGTTGTCAAATAAAAATGCACACTGGTGCAAGGGTTAGGAGTCGGGAGACACCTTCTCTCCTCCCGTGCTGCGACCTTtactttattttgacaaagtaataagaataaataaataagaataaaaatgtgcaccccaccagcgagaccattccattgtaactatccaacctccccaaatttcaacacctctagcgatggtttgacccctttccgttgtaacagtacaaattctacaaacaccctccatatctcctcaaaatcattcctcctgcatattccctgtcttaccttaatggcacatgttcatttatcattaatagctatatatcccacacctcttcatACCATTttcccattttatattctgcttgccccttccacttgctagctatcataattcgtgcagctttcaataaatttgtgagcgagtccttcatagcctgcaaaccttccaccccatcgtaaattgataataatgctaccgcGGCACTTTCAGtgagctttaacccagtgatttctgttatcaatGAGCACCTCCTGATCCCTTCTGAGATTCATGGCTGAACAGAGATCCCAGTCAAGCTCTGTGTGAGCCAAACACCAAATCACTGATCCACACAGGTTACAATCCAGAATCCTTTGTGCAAATGGAGCTGACATGACTGGCTATGAAATGGTGAAAATGCCCGAGACAGCTGCAAAGAAGCCATGCtcggagtagacccactaaatttAATGTCCATGAGTTACTTACATCCTTTGATTTCAGccggtctactctgaatataacTTGCTTTGATATGACCTTACGTATCCATCTTCCTTGGCTGGCAATCACTGGACTGGGTGTCTGCTAAAGAACTCTGCTACAGAGCTGGATTCATGGGCGCAGGGCAGTGACAAAGGCTGATCTTTTAATACCGGAAGTTGTCAGAGGCAAGGGGACTCAAGTATGCAGAAAGGTGGTACCCCCACCTACCTATATGGTGGCAGATCCACATCCAAATGGCTCGCACTTTCTCCAGGTCACTGTGGGCTTTTTGGAGCAAGACACTCACCAGGTTTTTCACGCTATTCCTGACATTCACCTGTTTCACAGAAGGGAAATAGACTTGGAAGCAGTTAATATGGACGAGGGGGTACCAGTTCCTTTCTTCTACCTAAGTCCACTTGTTTAAAGGGTGCAATCCTGCGTGCACTTACAAGAGTGTCTCTTGCTGAATTCACTGGGGTTGCACAGTTAGTCAATTAAGTGTATGTGTTTTACTTGATTGATCAATCAAAGAATTTATTATACTTGCCAAAAATGTACCCTTGGGGGGGAAGTTGTTCTGAAGGGAGACGCATGATTAACCTTTCCTTTTTCCAGGGTTCACAGGCATGTTATCTCTACAATCTTCAGCTGAAACCCAAATCCTCTTTGCTACTGTCTCCCCACAAGTGCAGAGTTCCCCCATTGCTACTGGcagaggaacgggggggggggggagcgcactgctcccggcaccatcggggagggggtaCCATTGCGGCCGCCCCCAACATGCGCCACGCACCCCCCCACACCGTGCcgggcgccacgcccccaggattgCACCTTTGGGGGGGTGGAAGTACAACTGGGGGGGGCattctgggggcagggagggaccaAGGCAACCCTGGATCCTGAGCCGGCCCTACTGTTGTCACTTGACAGCACTGGGGGAAACCCAGGGCTGATTACTGCACCAGTATATTAATTTTATGCCAGTTTAATTCTGGCGAGGCCCCCCAGAGATtcctgggagttgtggtttgGCAAGGGCCCTGAGAATTTTCTGTTAATGACTGCTAGCCTTGTTCACAGAAGTATAGTACTCGGAGTTCCCCGAGGAGAGGAAATAACTACCAAATCAATTTCAGTCTGTAGTATAAATACGATCGAAAGTGAATTGTGAAAGAGAGAGGAGTCGTTCAAACCCTTTCATATTGCCTATGATTGCTAGCTCTCCTCCGAATTGACTTTGGAGCTATCTCCTgaatttttaaagcaaagcaaTGCTGCAAAATAACTAAATATGGGTGTATATACATGCATTTAATTCACGCacgaacagagagagaaagagaatcctgtggtttgttaagggttctaggatttgtagctctgtgaggggaaaactacagctcccatagttCTTTTGGGGAGTTGGTGTTCttcaaatgcatggtgtgtgCAGCCCATGTGAATAGGTGCTCCACCGTGTTAGTTTTCTGGAAAACAGGAGCAGGGTCTTGTGACTCATGATGTTCCCAGTTCGGACCTTCCATCTGAACAGAAGTAATTGCCTCCTATCAGGAGAGGACACTTGAAAGCACTCTCAAATtccaaatgcacattaaaaaccTCAGCATCCTAGCAAATTCCTTGCTGCATATATCACAATAAGAGACAGCATACCTTCTGTGCATAGGCATCCAGTTCCTTAAACTTTGCCAAGTCTATTTGTATTGATTTCTGATTGGATTTATCCCATGGATAATCTAGGAACAAAAATGGAAAAGTCATTCTTGAAAcagtggggaaagggagggggagcaaAGGATGACCTATGCTGTGATTTAAAGGGTTGGAATACAGGGAACCAATAGGGAATAGAGATAGGGAGCCTTTTCTGCTTCTCCCCAAGGGAAATACAGCAGCAGGGAGTAGACCAACGTTGCTCTGCTTAAAAGGACACAgacagaaggaaggagagggagaatgcTGAACCAGGTAGGATTTTGATCTGATCTTGCAAGACCATTTTGAGTACAGTACACAAGGCGTATGGCATGGTTTGCACTTCCCACTGGAAGAGCTGGTACCTCCTTAGAGAAGCCCTCTTCGCACCAAACATCTGGCTTTGATAGGAATCCCTTAACCCCGGCTGCAAATTTCACTGCATCCGTCTGCAATATGCATTCAACAGAACGCCAACTGCAAGCTCATTTCAGGAACTATAATGGTAGCATAGCAAGAACACAAACAGGGCTGCTTGAGGTGAGGGAGACAATGTACCCACAT harbors:
- the LOC144326342 gene encoding kyphoscoliosis peptidase-like, with amino-acid sequence MRGSGALLAPREVLPPVVWRPVPPPATSLHPPLGISWEQGLNDYPWDKSNQKSIQIDLAKFKELDAYAQKVNVRNSVKNLVSVLLQKAHSDLEKVRAIWMWICHHIEYDVEGCYNLDKVSFKPADVLQSGKAICGGYARLFQEMCSIAGIQCQYLIGSCSVKGKSDHAWNAVRIDGRWHLLDCTWGSGSVNTAFSKFTFRYDEFYFLTHPALFIKKHFPEDPKWQLLKQTVTLEHQHDLT